In one window of Armatimonadota bacterium DNA:
- a CDS encoding glycosyltransferase family 4 protein: MKILMLTGYFWPRIGGVEKHVLRVSEELVELGHEVTVLTRRWDPGWPEQQDRRGVRVRRADGGISKAPRDPHLRLLGEADVIHCHDAYPYLRFYLPARFARKTAPFVTFHGYEGYPIPRTARWLRRRLAKRAAGTICMGEFIRHWYGHECDVVSYGGVDAPQGRVPDADPAAPALYVGRLAPDTTIMGYLEALRLLRQRGRDVRFVVCGEGPLSDKVVAVARAADVDVVMRGWITDVAPELDQCRFAFVSGYLSILEAMAQRRLACSLYDNPLKRDYLELFPAAQHMVIADGPDRLASAIEEQIENPSAATATIDAAEAYAREQTWRKVAELYLDLYRQRGVTR; encoded by the coding sequence TTGAAGATCCTCATGCTGACCGGCTATTTCTGGCCGCGCATCGGCGGCGTGGAGAAACACGTCCTGCGCGTCAGCGAAGAGTTGGTCGAACTCGGTCACGAGGTCACCGTGCTCACGAGACGTTGGGATCCGGGATGGCCGGAGCAGCAGGATCGCCGCGGCGTCCGGGTGCGCCGCGCTGACGGCGGCATCTCGAAGGCTCCGCGCGATCCCCATCTGCGGCTGCTCGGCGAGGCGGACGTCATCCACTGCCACGACGCATATCCCTACCTGCGCTTCTATCTCCCGGCGCGGTTCGCGAGGAAGACCGCGCCCTTCGTCACCTTCCACGGCTACGAGGGCTATCCCATCCCGCGCACCGCACGGTGGCTCCGGCGGCGCCTCGCCAAGCGCGCTGCGGGAACGATCTGCATGGGCGAGTTCATCCGCCATTGGTACGGGCACGAGTGCGACGTCGTCTCCTACGGCGGCGTGGACGCCCCGCAGGGGCGGGTGCCCGACGCGGATCCCGCCGCCCCCGCGCTCTACGTCGGTCGCCTCGCGCCCGATACGACTATCATGGGGTACCTCGAAGCGCTGCGATTGCTCAGGCAGCGCGGGCGCGATGTCCGTTTCGTGGTGTGCGGCGAAGGCCCGCTGAGCGACAAGGTCGTCGCGGTCGCGCGCGCGGCCGATGTTGATGTCGTCATGCGAGGTTGGATCACCGACGTCGCGCCTGAACTCGACCAATGCCGCTTCGCGTTCGTCTCGGGCTATCTCAGCATTCTCGAAGCCATGGCGCAGCGGCGGCTGGCGTGCTCGCTGTACGACAATCCGCTCAAGCGCGATTACCTCGAGTTGTTCCCCGCTGCGCAACATATGGTCATCGCCGACGGGCCGGATCGCCTCGCCTCTGCCATCGAAGAGCAGATCGAGAACCCCTCCGCGGCGACCGCCACGATAGACGCCGCCGAAGCCTACGCGCGTGAACAAACCTGGCGTAAGGTGGCTGAACTGTATCTCGACCTGTACCGCCAGCGAGGCGTGACCCGATGA